The Microbulbifer hydrolyticus genome has a segment encoding these proteins:
- a CDS encoding endo-1,4-beta-xylanase → MTNSATGKPGGDLNHQRRRFMRTMLSAAAVGLVTGSAMPGRLLAQAASGRSEGTGLAGLLSGDFKLGTALSNTTLLGQNPDIEALVAWEFSAITAENAMKWEEVHPDAETWDWQRADHFVDYGHRNGMYNIGHTLVWHSQIPESVFVDGHGRLRPAADVNKTMETHIATLAGRYRGKIHAWDVVNEAVTDEGQWRESHWYKSQGEDYFSRAFHLAREVDPNAELLYNDYNMTIPAKRDFALAQITKFRSRGMPIHGVGMQAHVHLSDPEIARLEASIETIAAAGLDVHITELDVDVLPQAYDYMGAEISTNFEYSDELNPFAEGLPQNVVDELAARYESLFRLFLKHKDKIRRVSLWGTTDGESWKNDWPVRGRTNYPLLFDRDGNPKQAYRAIAGLKTSVRKSS, encoded by the coding sequence GTGACTAATTCAGCAACCGGTAAACCGGGCGGCGACCTGAACCACCAGCGGCGCCGCTTTATGCGCACCATGCTGTCCGCGGCGGCGGTCGGGCTGGTGACCGGCAGTGCAATGCCGGGTCGCCTGCTGGCGCAGGCAGCTTCCGGCAGGAGCGAAGGCACCGGGCTGGCCGGGCTCCTCTCCGGTGACTTCAAGCTGGGCACCGCCCTGTCCAACACCACACTGCTGGGGCAAAACCCGGATATCGAGGCGCTGGTGGCATGGGAGTTCAGTGCCATTACGGCGGAAAACGCGATGAAGTGGGAGGAGGTGCACCCGGACGCGGAAACCTGGGACTGGCAGCGTGCGGACCACTTTGTCGACTATGGCCACCGCAACGGCATGTACAACATCGGCCACACCCTGGTGTGGCACTCGCAGATACCGGAGTCGGTGTTTGTCGACGGCCACGGCCGGCTGCGTCCGGCGGCGGATGTGAATAAAACCATGGAAACCCACATCGCCACCCTGGCCGGGCGCTACCGCGGCAAGATCCACGCCTGGGATGTGGTCAATGAGGCGGTGACCGACGAAGGCCAGTGGCGCGAGAGCCACTGGTACAAGTCCCAGGGCGAGGACTATTTCTCGCGCGCCTTCCACCTGGCGCGGGAGGTGGATCCGAATGCGGAGCTGCTCTACAACGACTACAACATGACGATACCGGCGAAGCGGGATTTCGCGTTGGCGCAGATTACGAAATTCCGCAGCCGCGGCATGCCCATTCACGGCGTGGGCATGCAGGCACACGTGCACCTTAGCGACCCGGAAATTGCCAGGCTGGAGGCGAGTATCGAAACCATCGCCGCCGCCGGCCTGGATGTGCACATTACCGAACTGGATGTGGATGTGCTGCCCCAGGCCTACGACTACATGGGGGCCGAGATCTCTACCAATTTTGAATATTCCGACGAACTCAACCCCTTCGCCGAGGGGCTTCCGCAAAATGTCGTGGACGAGCTGGCGGCGCGGTATGAATCGCTGTTCCGTCTGTTTCTGAAACACAAGGACAAGATCCGCCGGGTTTCCCTGTGGGGTACCACAGACGGGGAGTCCTGGAAGAATGATTGGCCGGTTAGGGGGCGCACCAACTACCCGTTGCTCTTCGACCGGGATGGGAACCCCAAGCAGGCGTACCGCGCAATTGCCGGCTTGAAAACGTCAGTCAGGAAGAGCAGCTGA
- a CDS encoding glycoside-pentoside-hexuronide (GPH):cation symporter, with product MQSSAISIREKIGYGLGDTASNIVFQVVINFLLVFYTDVFGISAAAAGTLLLVVRIFDGITDPVVGGMADRTRSRWGRYRPYLLLMALPYAGLAVLAFTTPDLGENGKLVYAYITYTLLMTVYTAINIPYSALGGVITEDTTERASIQSYRFAMAMVGGALVSALTLPLVNLLGQGDKAFGYQMAMAVMAAVAALCFFVCFWSTRERVQPEADESGADKFNVKNFAGDFFNLFRNSQWAILAGATFFLLVLVAMRGAVTPFYVTYYFQSESLVSMFVTLPMLAGVAGAVSTNFLTKRFCKVRLFNWSMIGVIVTHAALLPLGRNQVYVALALAMAANFVHMIAIPLVFSMVPDAVDWFASKGHAKKMAMAYSGHLMALKLGLAVGGACAGWLLGYFDYVPNAEQSERTLNGIVLIYAAGPVICTLITMAIFRRYLLTNAVMAAGESDVQAADDNDNPPKTASAVSN from the coding sequence ATGCAATCGTCAGCGATCAGTATCCGCGAGAAAATCGGCTACGGCCTGGGTGATACCGCCAGCAACATTGTGTTTCAGGTGGTGATCAATTTCCTGCTGGTGTTTTACACCGATGTGTTCGGCATCTCAGCGGCGGCCGCAGGCACCCTGCTGCTGGTGGTACGCATCTTCGACGGCATTACCGACCCGGTAGTCGGCGGCATGGCGGACCGCACCCGTTCGCGCTGGGGACGCTACCGTCCCTACCTGCTCCTGATGGCCCTGCCCTATGCCGGGCTGGCGGTGCTGGCCTTCACCACCCCGGACCTGGGGGAAAACGGCAAGCTGGTTTACGCCTATATTACCTACACCCTGCTGATGACCGTGTACACCGCGATCAACATCCCCTACTCCGCACTCGGCGGGGTGATCACCGAAGACACCACTGAGCGCGCCTCCATCCAGTCCTACCGCTTTGCCATGGCCATGGTAGGCGGCGCACTGGTATCCGCGCTGACCCTGCCGCTGGTCAACCTGCTGGGACAGGGTGACAAAGCCTTCGGCTACCAGATGGCCATGGCGGTGATGGCCGCGGTTGCGGCCCTGTGTTTCTTTGTGTGCTTCTGGTCCACCCGCGAGCGGGTACAACCGGAGGCCGACGAGAGTGGCGCCGACAAGTTTAACGTGAAGAATTTCGCCGGGGATTTTTTCAACCTGTTCCGCAACAGCCAGTGGGCAATCCTTGCCGGGGCTACATTCTTCCTGCTGGTCCTGGTGGCCATGCGCGGCGCGGTTACGCCTTTCTATGTGACTTACTACTTCCAGTCCGAGAGTTTGGTCAGCATGTTCGTCACCCTGCCCATGCTGGCGGGCGTGGCGGGCGCCGTGAGTACCAACTTCCTGACCAAACGTTTCTGTAAGGTGCGACTGTTCAACTGGTCGATGATCGGCGTGATCGTTACTCACGCGGCGCTACTGCCTCTCGGGCGCAACCAGGTTTACGTGGCGCTGGCGCTGGCCATGGCCGCCAACTTCGTCCATATGATTGCCATCCCGCTGGTGTTTTCCATGGTGCCGGATGCGGTGGACTGGTTTGCCAGCAAGGGACATGCGAAAAAAATGGCCATGGCCTATTCCGGTCACCTGATGGCACTGAAACTCGGCCTCGCCGTTGGCGGTGCCTGCGCGGGCTGGCTGCTGGGTTATTTCGACTACGTACCCAACGCCGAGCAGAGCGAACGCACGCTCAACGGCATTGTCCTGATTTACGCGGCGGGCCCGGTGATCTGCACCCTGATCACCATGGCTATTTTCCGTCGCTACCTTCTGACCAACGCGGTCATGGCAGCCGGCGAGTCCGATGTGCAGGCAGCGGATGACAACGACAACCCACCCAAAACTGCCTCTGCGGTTTCCAACTGA